The genome window AGATATTCGAATGGGacaatttttctactttttttctttacaaaaattgtattttcagatCGATAAAAAGGTGCCAAAAAATCGTGTTTGGACGGAAATTCAAACGATGAAGGAATTGAAGAAAAGCAAATATGTGGTCGAGTTTTACGAAGATTTCGTTGAAGATGGTTATACATACATAGTCATGGAGTTGTGCGAAGGAGGATCTCTTCAAGCTTATGTGCGGGAGCACGGAGCTCTGGACGACGCAACAGCAGTTCATGTTTTACGACAGCTGATTTCTGCTGTATCTTTTATGCACAGGGTGAATGTTATTCACCGAGACCTCTCGGCTGGTAATGTGTTCATCAAAGActcgaaaaagaagaaaatgacgGTTAAACTTGGCGATTTTGGCCTCGCGACCACTCTTGGGCGTGGTGAGACCACATGTACAATTGTCGGAACACCAGGATTCATTGCTCCACAAGTATACGATCAAGAATATACCCAGTCTGCCGATGTATATTCTCTTGGTGCAGTTCTCTATACTATGCTCACTGCTCGTAATCCCCCACCTAAAGGACTACCACCAACCTGCGGAATGTCACCAAATGCTGCTAGATTAGTGGAACAAATGATGGATACAGATGCAAAGAAGCGTATTCCGTTAACGCAGATAGTTTTATCAGAGTTCATGTACGAGAATACGAATGAAAATGCGGTAATCTTCTCGAGAGAACACTCGCGGGATGGACGACGACAGAGATCGAGGGAACCAGTAAGATCCTCAAGAGATGATCGATCTCGAGATGGCAGAGCTCTGATAAGGTCTTCGAGTCAACCTGCACATTCTGGCAGAGCACCGCTGAGCAATCGACCAATTCATGACAGGGTAAGTGTTCCAGCagatcacaaaaattttattttatttttgacaattaaatgcattaaaaatatattacaatttatttttagatgccTTCTACATCTTCAAGAGGATTTGATTCTGAGAGAGGAAGAGAACGGGATAGAGACAGTGGCCGCGGTACCGTACCTCCAAGCCGTGAAGATCGAAACCGTTCACAGTTGTGGCCGATCCGAATGGATAGGTTAGAAGGACAAAGAGTTTGTACTGCTGGAGGACGATATATTGTTGAATTGGATACTCGTTGTCGGTTTGAAGTTGCAGCTCAAGGGAATTTCGTTAAACGAATTTTGATTGTCGAAGTTGATGAAATGGTTCAAACGGTTTATGTACATCGAATACCTGATAGAACAGTACGCGGAAGAAATGGAGAAGAAGAATTGATTACGTTGACGAACAATCCTTTTGTTTATACTTCGTAAGTTAATTATTCTATTAAAAAACGGAAACGTTTGTAGAAACTAGTAACACCATATTTTGTcttcttttctaaatttttagctgaaattattttaaaaacgttcATTCCGCCAATAATTATAACAATGAACAATTTAATATCCTGGAGCAGTTCTCGGTGTTGGACAGTGTTCACATCCTCCTCCGGTTCCTGGTTCTCCCGGTGGTCCTGGCTGTCCGGGTCTTCCTGGTTGACCATCTTTCCCGTCTCTTCCAGGCTCACCTGCTGGTCCTTGTTCACCGTCTTGTCCTGGATTTCCTGGAGTTCCAGGCAGCCCGTCAGGTCCTGGTAATCCTGGAGGTCCCGGACTTCCTGGAGGCCCTTGAGCAACGTTCACTTCATCACATTTTCCTGGCTCTCCGTTATCTCCCGGCTGACCTGGGTCTCCATCCTCTCCAGGCTCTCCATCATCTCCTGGTTCTCC of Caenorhabditis elegans chromosome II contains these proteins:
- the zyg-1 gene encoding putative serine/threonine-protein kinase zyg-1 (Confirmed by transcript evidence) produces the protein MSGGKSGSRLSAYSHLKEIGKGGFGVVYAAQRENGEKVAIKRIDKKVPKNRVWTEIQTMKELKKSKYVVEFYEDFVEDGYTYIVMELCEGGSLQAYVREHGALDDATAVHVLRQLISAVSFMHRVNVIHRDLSAGNVFIKDSKKKKMTVKLGDFGLATTLGRGETTCTIVGTPGFIAPQVYDQEYTQSADVYSLGAVLYTMLTARNPPPKGLPPTCGMSPNAARLVEQMMDTDAKKRIPLTQIVLSEFMYENTNENAVIFSREHSRDGRRQRSREPVRSSRDDRSRDGRALIRSSSQPAHSGRAPLSNRPIHDRMPSTSSRGFDSERGRERDRDSGRGTVPPSREDRNRSQLWPIRMDRLEGQRVCTAGGRYIVELDTRCRFEVAAQGNFVKRILIVEVDEMVQTVYVHRIPDRTVRGRNGEEELITLTNNPFVYTSYSQMPKEVQNDYMRLQKMVAVTISGRVAKVTFRRPSQFPDAQAQLMENGDLRIKLPRSVIVRKMDNGEIFNCIDGIATQKQAVSGITLTKVNEVYKYLIRFEQCLNGMDRGMVCFPIVFSAGTNMVGSSPSSLMPSGSSQTSRFPFSNLSNNQPSLVPHSAPFLTKPTSSQRASSANVQRRVSTDENSSPSVAPSKYKIKIDPTTQKVRSIQATDGRVLRCSTSKADQFIFTDPAIRPDDQRFMRTDRVPDRASEMLHTLCERMRKLHQ